The following are encoded together in the Bos indicus isolate NIAB-ARS_2022 breed Sahiwal x Tharparkar chromosome 27, NIAB-ARS_B.indTharparkar_mat_pri_1.0, whole genome shotgun sequence genome:
- the FGFR1 gene encoding fibroblast growth factor receptor 1 isoform X6, with amino-acid sequence MWSRKCLLFWAVLVTATLCTAKPAPTLPEQAQPWGAPVEVESLLVHPGDLLQLRCRLRDDVQSINWLRDGVQLADSNRTRITGEEVEVRGSVPADSGLYACVTSSPSGSDTTYFSVNVSDALPSSEDDDDDDDSSSEEKETDNTKPNRMPVAPYWTSPEKMEKKLHAVPAAKTVKFKCPSSGTPNPTLRWLKNGKEFKPDHRIGGYKVRYATWSIIMDSVVPSDKGNYTCIVENEYGSINHTYQLDVVERSPHRPILQAGLPANKTVALGSNVEFMCKVYSDPQPHIQWLKHIEVNGSKIGPDNLPYVQILKTAGVNTTDKEMEVLHLRNVSFEDAGEYTCLAGNSIGLSHHSAWLTVLEALEERPAVMTSPLYLEIIIYCTGAFLISCMVGSVIIYKMKSGTKKSDFHSQMAVHKLAKSIPLRRQVSADSSASMNSGVLLVRPSRLSSSGTPMLAGVSEYELPEDPRWELPRDRLVLGKPLGEGCFGQVVLAEAIGLDKDKPNRVTKVAVKMLKSDATEKDLSDLISEMEMMKMIGKHKNIINLLGACTQDGPLYVIVEYASKGNLREYLQARRPPGLEYCYNPSHHPEEQLSSKDLVSCAYQVARGMEYLASKKCIHRDLAARNVLVTEDNVMKIADFGLARDIHHIDYYKKTTNGRLPVKWMAPEALFDRIYTHQSDVWSFGVLLWEIFTLGGSPYPGVPVEELFKLLKEGHRMDKPSNCTNELYMMMRDCWHAVPSQRPTFKQLVEDLDRIVALTSNQEYLDLSMPLDQYSPSFPDTRSSTCSSGEDSVFSHEPLPEEPCLPRHPAQLANGGLKRR; translated from the exons cccagccctggggagcCCCTGTGGAAGTGGAGTCCCTCCTGGTCCACCCCGGTGACCTGCTGCAGCTCCGCTGTCGGCTGCGGGACGATGTTCAGAGCATCAACTGGCTGCGGGACGGGGTGCAGCTGGCGGACAGCAACCGCACGCGCATCACCGGGGAGGAGGTGGAGGTTCGGGGCTCCGTGCCCGCCGACTCAGGCCTCTACGCCTGCGTGACCAGCAGCCCCTCCGGCAGTGACACCACCTACTTCTCCGTCAACGTCTCAG ATGCGCTCCCCTCGTCGGAGGACGATGATGACGACGATGACTCCTCTtcggaggagaaggaaacagataacACCAAACCAAACCGTATGC CCGTGGCTCCGTACTGGACGTCAccagaaaagatggaaaagaaactgCACGCAGTGCCAGCTGCCAAGACAGTGAAGTTCAAATGCCCTTCCAGTGGGACCCCGAACCCCACACTGCGCTGGCTGAAAAACGGCAAAGAATTCAAGCCCGACCACAGGATCGGAGGCTACAAG GTCCGTTATGCCACCTGGAGCATCATTATGGACTCCGTGGTGCCTTCGGATAAGGGCAACTACACCTGCATCGTGGAGAACGAATACGGCAGCATCAACCATACCTACCAGCTTGATGTTGTGG AGCGGTCCCCTCACCGGCCCATCCTGCAGGCGGGCTTGCCAGCCAACAAGACGGTGGCCCTGGGCAGCAACGTGGAGTTCATGTGCAAGGTGTACAGTGACCCGCAGCCCCACATCCAGTGGCTGAAGCACATTGAGGTGAACGGGAGTAAGATTGGGCCGGACAACCTGCCTTATGTCCAGATCTTGAAG ACGGCCGGAGTTAACACCACCGACAAAGAGATGGAGGTGCTGCACTTAAGGAATGTCTCCTTTGAGGACGCGGGGGAGTATACATGCTTGGCGGGTAACTCTATCGGACTCTCCCATCACTCTGCATGGCTGACCGTTCTGGAAG CCCTGGAAGAGAGACCGGCGGTGATGACCTCGCCGCTGTACCTGGAGATCATCATCTATTGCACGGGGGCCTTCCTCATCTCCTGCATGGTGGGGTCTGTCATCATCTACAAGATGAAGAGCGGCACAAAGAAGAGTGACTTCCACAGCCAGATGGCCGTGCACAAGCTGGCCAAGAGCATCCCTCTGCGCAGACAG GTGTCGGCTGACTCCAGCGCGTCCATGAACTCCGGGGTCCTGCTAGTTCGGCCCTCGCGTCTCTCCTCCAGCGGCACCCCTATGCTGGCCGGGGTCTCTGAATATGAGCTTCCCGAAGACCCTCGCTGGGAGCTGCCTCGGGACAG ACTGGTTTTAGGCAAGCCCCTGGGAGAGGGCTGCTTTGGGCAGGTGGTGTTGGCGGAGGCCATCGGGCTGGACAAGGACAAACCCAACCGTGTGACCAAAGTGGCCGTGAAGATGCTAAAGT CGGATGCAACAGAGAAAGACCTGTCGGACCTGATCTCCGAGATGGAGATGATGAAGATGATTGGAAAACACAAGAACATCATCAACCTGCTGGGGGCCTGTACACAGGATG GTCCCTTGTATGTCATCGTGGAGTACGCCTCCAAGGGCAATCTCCGAGAGTACCTGCAGGCCCGGAGGCCGCCAGGGCTGGAGTACTGCTACAACCCCAGCCACCACCCCGAGGAGCAGCTCTCCTCCAAGGACCTGGTGTCCTGCGCCTACCAGGTGGCCCGAGGCATGGAGTATCTTGCCTCCAAGAAG TGCATCCACCGGGACCTGGCCGCCAGGAACGTCCTAGTGACGGAGGACAACGTGATGAAGATCGCGGACTTCGGTCTTGCTCGAGACATCCACCACATCGACTACTATAAAAAGACAACCAAC GGCCGACTGCCCGTCAAATGGATGGCACCGGAGGCCTTGTTTGACCGGATCTACACCCACCAGAGCGACGT GTGGTCTTTTGGGGTGCTCCTCTGGGAAATCTTCACTCTGGGCGGCTCCCCATACCCTGGGGTCCCCGTGGAGGAGCTTTTCAAGCTGCTGAAGGAGGGTCATCGTATGGACAAGCCCAGTAACTGCACCAACGAGCT CTACATGATGATGAGAGATTGCTGGCACGCGGTCCCCTCTCAGAGACCCACCTTCAAGCAGCTGGTGGAAGACCTGGACCGCATCGTGGCCTTGACCTCCAACCAG GAGTACCTGGACCTGTCAATGCCCCTGGACCAATACTCCCCCAGCTTCCCCGACACCCGCAGCTCCACCTGCTCCTCCGGGGAGGATTCCGTCTTTTCTCACGAGCCCTTGCCCGAGGAACCCTGCCTGCCCCGACACCCGGCCCAGCTGGCCAACGGCGGACTCAAACGGCGCTGA
- the FGFR1 gene encoding fibroblast growth factor receptor 1 isoform X2 → MWSRKCLLFWAVLVTATLCTAKPAPTLPEQAQPWGAPVEVESLLVHPGDLLQLRCRLRDDVQSINWLRDGVQLADSNRTRITGEEVEVRGSVPADSGLYACVTSSPSGSDTTYFSVNVSDALPSSEDDDDDDDSSSEEKETDNTKPNRMPVAPYWTSPEKMEKKLHAVPAAKTVKFKCPSSGTPNPTLRWLKNGKEFKPDHRIGGYKVRYATWSIIMDSVVPSDKGNYTCIVENEYGSINHTYQLDVVERSPHRPILQAGLPANKTVALGSNVEFMCKVYSDPQPHIQWLKHIEVNGSKIGPDNLPYVQILKTAGVNTTDKEMEVLHLRNVSFEDAGEYTCLAGNSIGLSHHSAWLTVLEALEERPAVMTSPLYLEIIIYCTGAFLISCMVGSVIIYKMKSGTKKSDFHSQMAVHKLAKSIPLRRQVTVSADSSASMNSGVLLVRPSRLSSSGTPMLAGVSEYELPEDPRWELPRDRLVLGKPLGEGCFGQVVLAEAIGLDKDKPNRVTKVAVKMLKSDATEKDLSDLISEMEMMKMIGKHKNIINLLGACTQDGPLYVIVEYASKGNLREYLQARRPPGLEYCYNPSHHPEEQLSSKDLVSCAYQVARGMEYLASKKCIHRDLAARNVLVTEDNVMKIADFGLARDIHHIDYYKKTTNGRLPVKWMAPEALFDRIYTHQSDVWSFGVLLWEIFTLGGSPYPGVPVEELFKLLKEGHRMDKPSNCTNELYMMMRDCWHAVPSQRPTFKQLVEDLDRIVALTSNQEYLDLSMPLDQYSPSFPDTRSSTCSSGEDSVFSHEPLPEEPCLPRHPAQLANGGLKRR, encoded by the exons cccagccctggggagcCCCTGTGGAAGTGGAGTCCCTCCTGGTCCACCCCGGTGACCTGCTGCAGCTCCGCTGTCGGCTGCGGGACGATGTTCAGAGCATCAACTGGCTGCGGGACGGGGTGCAGCTGGCGGACAGCAACCGCACGCGCATCACCGGGGAGGAGGTGGAGGTTCGGGGCTCCGTGCCCGCCGACTCAGGCCTCTACGCCTGCGTGACCAGCAGCCCCTCCGGCAGTGACACCACCTACTTCTCCGTCAACGTCTCAG ATGCGCTCCCCTCGTCGGAGGACGATGATGACGACGATGACTCCTCTtcggaggagaaggaaacagataacACCAAACCAAACCGTATGC CCGTGGCTCCGTACTGGACGTCAccagaaaagatggaaaagaaactgCACGCAGTGCCAGCTGCCAAGACAGTGAAGTTCAAATGCCCTTCCAGTGGGACCCCGAACCCCACACTGCGCTGGCTGAAAAACGGCAAAGAATTCAAGCCCGACCACAGGATCGGAGGCTACAAG GTCCGTTATGCCACCTGGAGCATCATTATGGACTCCGTGGTGCCTTCGGATAAGGGCAACTACACCTGCATCGTGGAGAACGAATACGGCAGCATCAACCATACCTACCAGCTTGATGTTGTGG AGCGGTCCCCTCACCGGCCCATCCTGCAGGCGGGCTTGCCAGCCAACAAGACGGTGGCCCTGGGCAGCAACGTGGAGTTCATGTGCAAGGTGTACAGTGACCCGCAGCCCCACATCCAGTGGCTGAAGCACATTGAGGTGAACGGGAGTAAGATTGGGCCGGACAACCTGCCTTATGTCCAGATCTTGAAG ACGGCCGGAGTTAACACCACCGACAAAGAGATGGAGGTGCTGCACTTAAGGAATGTCTCCTTTGAGGACGCGGGGGAGTATACATGCTTGGCGGGTAACTCTATCGGACTCTCCCATCACTCTGCATGGCTGACCGTTCTGGAAG CCCTGGAAGAGAGACCGGCGGTGATGACCTCGCCGCTGTACCTGGAGATCATCATCTATTGCACGGGGGCCTTCCTCATCTCCTGCATGGTGGGGTCTGTCATCATCTACAAGATGAAGAGCGGCACAAAGAAGAGTGACTTCCACAGCCAGATGGCCGTGCACAAGCTGGCCAAGAGCATCCCTCTGCGCAGACAGGTAACAG TGTCGGCTGACTCCAGCGCGTCCATGAACTCCGGGGTCCTGCTAGTTCGGCCCTCGCGTCTCTCCTCCAGCGGCACCCCTATGCTGGCCGGGGTCTCTGAATATGAGCTTCCCGAAGACCCTCGCTGGGAGCTGCCTCGGGACAG ACTGGTTTTAGGCAAGCCCCTGGGAGAGGGCTGCTTTGGGCAGGTGGTGTTGGCGGAGGCCATCGGGCTGGACAAGGACAAACCCAACCGTGTGACCAAAGTGGCCGTGAAGATGCTAAAGT CGGATGCAACAGAGAAAGACCTGTCGGACCTGATCTCCGAGATGGAGATGATGAAGATGATTGGAAAACACAAGAACATCATCAACCTGCTGGGGGCCTGTACACAGGATG GTCCCTTGTATGTCATCGTGGAGTACGCCTCCAAGGGCAATCTCCGAGAGTACCTGCAGGCCCGGAGGCCGCCAGGGCTGGAGTACTGCTACAACCCCAGCCACCACCCCGAGGAGCAGCTCTCCTCCAAGGACCTGGTGTCCTGCGCCTACCAGGTGGCCCGAGGCATGGAGTATCTTGCCTCCAAGAAG TGCATCCACCGGGACCTGGCCGCCAGGAACGTCCTAGTGACGGAGGACAACGTGATGAAGATCGCGGACTTCGGTCTTGCTCGAGACATCCACCACATCGACTACTATAAAAAGACAACCAAC GGCCGACTGCCCGTCAAATGGATGGCACCGGAGGCCTTGTTTGACCGGATCTACACCCACCAGAGCGACGT GTGGTCTTTTGGGGTGCTCCTCTGGGAAATCTTCACTCTGGGCGGCTCCCCATACCCTGGGGTCCCCGTGGAGGAGCTTTTCAAGCTGCTGAAGGAGGGTCATCGTATGGACAAGCCCAGTAACTGCACCAACGAGCT CTACATGATGATGAGAGATTGCTGGCACGCGGTCCCCTCTCAGAGACCCACCTTCAAGCAGCTGGTGGAAGACCTGGACCGCATCGTGGCCTTGACCTCCAACCAG GAGTACCTGGACCTGTCAATGCCCCTGGACCAATACTCCCCCAGCTTCCCCGACACCCGCAGCTCCACCTGCTCCTCCGGGGAGGATTCCGTCTTTTCTCACGAGCCCTTGCCCGAGGAACCCTGCCTGCCCCGACACCCGGCCCAGCTGGCCAACGGCGGACTCAAACGGCGCTGA
- the FGFR1 gene encoding fibroblast growth factor receptor 1 isoform X4, whose product MWSRKCLLFWAVLVTATLCTAKPAPTLPEQAQPWGAPVEVESLLVHPGDLLQLRCRLRDDVQSINWLRDGVQLADSNRTRITGEEVEVRGSVPADSGLYACVTSSPSGSDTTYFSVNVSDALPSSEDDDDDDDSSSEEKETDNTKPNRMPVAPYWTSPEKMEKKLHAVPAAKTVKFKCPSSGTPNPTLRWLKNGKEFKPDHRIGGYKVRYATWSIIMDSVVPSDKGNYTCIVENEYGSINHTYQLDVVERSPHRPILQAGLPANKTVALGSNVEFMCKVYSDPQPHIQWLKHIEVNGSKIGPDNLPYVQILKHSGINSSDAEVLTLFNVTEAQSGEYVCKVSNYIGEANQSAWLTVTRPVAKALEERPAVMTSPLYLEIIIYCTGAFLISCMVGSVIIYKMKSGTKKSDFHSQMAVHKLAKSIPLRRQVSADSSASMNSGVLLVRPSRLSSSGTPMLAGVSEYELPEDPRWELPRDRLVLGKPLGEGCFGQVVLAEAIGLDKDKPNRVTKVAVKMLKSDATEKDLSDLISEMEMMKMIGKHKNIINLLGACTQDGPLYVIVEYASKGNLREYLQARRPPGLEYCYNPSHHPEEQLSSKDLVSCAYQVARGMEYLASKKCIHRDLAARNVLVTEDNVMKIADFGLARDIHHIDYYKKTTNGRLPVKWMAPEALFDRIYTHQSDVWSFGVLLWEIFTLGGSPYPGVPVEELFKLLKEGHRMDKPSNCTNELYMMMRDCWHAVPSQRPTFKQLVEDLDRIVALTSNQEYLDLSMPLDQYSPSFPDTRSSTCSSGEDSVFSHEPLPEEPCLPRHPAQLANGGLKRR is encoded by the exons cccagccctggggagcCCCTGTGGAAGTGGAGTCCCTCCTGGTCCACCCCGGTGACCTGCTGCAGCTCCGCTGTCGGCTGCGGGACGATGTTCAGAGCATCAACTGGCTGCGGGACGGGGTGCAGCTGGCGGACAGCAACCGCACGCGCATCACCGGGGAGGAGGTGGAGGTTCGGGGCTCCGTGCCCGCCGACTCAGGCCTCTACGCCTGCGTGACCAGCAGCCCCTCCGGCAGTGACACCACCTACTTCTCCGTCAACGTCTCAG ATGCGCTCCCCTCGTCGGAGGACGATGATGACGACGATGACTCCTCTtcggaggagaaggaaacagataacACCAAACCAAACCGTATGC CCGTGGCTCCGTACTGGACGTCAccagaaaagatggaaaagaaactgCACGCAGTGCCAGCTGCCAAGACAGTGAAGTTCAAATGCCCTTCCAGTGGGACCCCGAACCCCACACTGCGCTGGCTGAAAAACGGCAAAGAATTCAAGCCCGACCACAGGATCGGAGGCTACAAG GTCCGTTATGCCACCTGGAGCATCATTATGGACTCCGTGGTGCCTTCGGATAAGGGCAACTACACCTGCATCGTGGAGAACGAATACGGCAGCATCAACCATACCTACCAGCTTGATGTTGTGG AGCGGTCCCCTCACCGGCCCATCCTGCAGGCGGGCTTGCCAGCCAACAAGACGGTGGCCCTGGGCAGCAACGTGGAGTTCATGTGCAAGGTGTACAGTGACCCGCAGCCCCACATCCAGTGGCTGAAGCACATTGAGGTGAACGGGAGTAAGATTGGGCCGGACAACCTGCCTTATGTCCAGATCTTGAAG CATTCGGGGATAAATAGCTCGGATGCGGAGGTCCTGACCCTGTTCAATGTGACAGAGGCCCAGAGCGGGGAGTATGTGTGTAAGGTTTCCAATTATATTGGTGAAGCTAACCAGTCTGCGTGGCTCACAGTCACCAGACCTGTGGCAAAAG CCCTGGAAGAGAGACCGGCGGTGATGACCTCGCCGCTGTACCTGGAGATCATCATCTATTGCACGGGGGCCTTCCTCATCTCCTGCATGGTGGGGTCTGTCATCATCTACAAGATGAAGAGCGGCACAAAGAAGAGTGACTTCCACAGCCAGATGGCCGTGCACAAGCTGGCCAAGAGCATCCCTCTGCGCAGACAG GTGTCGGCTGACTCCAGCGCGTCCATGAACTCCGGGGTCCTGCTAGTTCGGCCCTCGCGTCTCTCCTCCAGCGGCACCCCTATGCTGGCCGGGGTCTCTGAATATGAGCTTCCCGAAGACCCTCGCTGGGAGCTGCCTCGGGACAG ACTGGTTTTAGGCAAGCCCCTGGGAGAGGGCTGCTTTGGGCAGGTGGTGTTGGCGGAGGCCATCGGGCTGGACAAGGACAAACCCAACCGTGTGACCAAAGTGGCCGTGAAGATGCTAAAGT CGGATGCAACAGAGAAAGACCTGTCGGACCTGATCTCCGAGATGGAGATGATGAAGATGATTGGAAAACACAAGAACATCATCAACCTGCTGGGGGCCTGTACACAGGATG GTCCCTTGTATGTCATCGTGGAGTACGCCTCCAAGGGCAATCTCCGAGAGTACCTGCAGGCCCGGAGGCCGCCAGGGCTGGAGTACTGCTACAACCCCAGCCACCACCCCGAGGAGCAGCTCTCCTCCAAGGACCTGGTGTCCTGCGCCTACCAGGTGGCCCGAGGCATGGAGTATCTTGCCTCCAAGAAG TGCATCCACCGGGACCTGGCCGCCAGGAACGTCCTAGTGACGGAGGACAACGTGATGAAGATCGCGGACTTCGGTCTTGCTCGAGACATCCACCACATCGACTACTATAAAAAGACAACCAAC GGCCGACTGCCCGTCAAATGGATGGCACCGGAGGCCTTGTTTGACCGGATCTACACCCACCAGAGCGACGT GTGGTCTTTTGGGGTGCTCCTCTGGGAAATCTTCACTCTGGGCGGCTCCCCATACCCTGGGGTCCCCGTGGAGGAGCTTTTCAAGCTGCTGAAGGAGGGTCATCGTATGGACAAGCCCAGTAACTGCACCAACGAGCT CTACATGATGATGAGAGATTGCTGGCACGCGGTCCCCTCTCAGAGACCCACCTTCAAGCAGCTGGTGGAAGACCTGGACCGCATCGTGGCCTTGACCTCCAACCAG GAGTACCTGGACCTGTCAATGCCCCTGGACCAATACTCCCCCAGCTTCCCCGACACCCGCAGCTCCACCTGCTCCTCCGGGGAGGATTCCGTCTTTTCTCACGAGCCCTTGCCCGAGGAACCCTGCCTGCCCCGACACCCGGCCCAGCTGGCCAACGGCGGACTCAAACGGCGCTGA
- the FGFR1 gene encoding fibroblast growth factor receptor 1 isoform X1: MWSRKCLLFWAVLVTATLCTAKPAPTLPEQAQPWGAPVEVESLLVHPGDLLQLRCRLRDDVQSINWLRDGVQLADSNRTRITGEEVEVRGSVPADSGLYACVTSSPSGSDTTYFSVNVSDALPSSEDDDDDDDSSSEEKETDNTKPNRMPVAPYWTSPEKMEKKLHAVPAAKTVKFKCPSSGTPNPTLRWLKNGKEFKPDHRIGGYKVRYATWSIIMDSVVPSDKGNYTCIVENEYGSINHTYQLDVVERSPHRPILQAGLPANKTVALGSNVEFMCKVYSDPQPHIQWLKHIEVNGSKIGPDNLPYVQILKHSGINSSDAEVLTLFNVTEAQSGEYVCKVSNYIGEANQSAWLTVTRPVAKALEERPAVMTSPLYLEIIIYCTGAFLISCMVGSVIIYKMKSGTKKSDFHSQMAVHKLAKSIPLRRQVTVSADSSASMNSGVLLVRPSRLSSSGTPMLAGVSEYELPEDPRWELPRDRLVLGKPLGEGCFGQVVLAEAIGLDKDKPNRVTKVAVKMLKSDATEKDLSDLISEMEMMKMIGKHKNIINLLGACTQDGPLYVIVEYASKGNLREYLQARRPPGLEYCYNPSHHPEEQLSSKDLVSCAYQVARGMEYLASKKCIHRDLAARNVLVTEDNVMKIADFGLARDIHHIDYYKKTTNGRLPVKWMAPEALFDRIYTHQSDVWSFGVLLWEIFTLGGSPYPGVPVEELFKLLKEGHRMDKPSNCTNELYMMMRDCWHAVPSQRPTFKQLVEDLDRIVALTSNQEYLDLSMPLDQYSPSFPDTRSSTCSSGEDSVFSHEPLPEEPCLPRHPAQLANGGLKRR; encoded by the exons cccagccctggggagcCCCTGTGGAAGTGGAGTCCCTCCTGGTCCACCCCGGTGACCTGCTGCAGCTCCGCTGTCGGCTGCGGGACGATGTTCAGAGCATCAACTGGCTGCGGGACGGGGTGCAGCTGGCGGACAGCAACCGCACGCGCATCACCGGGGAGGAGGTGGAGGTTCGGGGCTCCGTGCCCGCCGACTCAGGCCTCTACGCCTGCGTGACCAGCAGCCCCTCCGGCAGTGACACCACCTACTTCTCCGTCAACGTCTCAG ATGCGCTCCCCTCGTCGGAGGACGATGATGACGACGATGACTCCTCTtcggaggagaaggaaacagataacACCAAACCAAACCGTATGC CCGTGGCTCCGTACTGGACGTCAccagaaaagatggaaaagaaactgCACGCAGTGCCAGCTGCCAAGACAGTGAAGTTCAAATGCCCTTCCAGTGGGACCCCGAACCCCACACTGCGCTGGCTGAAAAACGGCAAAGAATTCAAGCCCGACCACAGGATCGGAGGCTACAAG GTCCGTTATGCCACCTGGAGCATCATTATGGACTCCGTGGTGCCTTCGGATAAGGGCAACTACACCTGCATCGTGGAGAACGAATACGGCAGCATCAACCATACCTACCAGCTTGATGTTGTGG AGCGGTCCCCTCACCGGCCCATCCTGCAGGCGGGCTTGCCAGCCAACAAGACGGTGGCCCTGGGCAGCAACGTGGAGTTCATGTGCAAGGTGTACAGTGACCCGCAGCCCCACATCCAGTGGCTGAAGCACATTGAGGTGAACGGGAGTAAGATTGGGCCGGACAACCTGCCTTATGTCCAGATCTTGAAG CATTCGGGGATAAATAGCTCGGATGCGGAGGTCCTGACCCTGTTCAATGTGACAGAGGCCCAGAGCGGGGAGTATGTGTGTAAGGTTTCCAATTATATTGGTGAAGCTAACCAGTCTGCGTGGCTCACAGTCACCAGACCTGTGGCAAAAG CCCTGGAAGAGAGACCGGCGGTGATGACCTCGCCGCTGTACCTGGAGATCATCATCTATTGCACGGGGGCCTTCCTCATCTCCTGCATGGTGGGGTCTGTCATCATCTACAAGATGAAGAGCGGCACAAAGAAGAGTGACTTCCACAGCCAGATGGCCGTGCACAAGCTGGCCAAGAGCATCCCTCTGCGCAGACAGGTAACAG TGTCGGCTGACTCCAGCGCGTCCATGAACTCCGGGGTCCTGCTAGTTCGGCCCTCGCGTCTCTCCTCCAGCGGCACCCCTATGCTGGCCGGGGTCTCTGAATATGAGCTTCCCGAAGACCCTCGCTGGGAGCTGCCTCGGGACAG ACTGGTTTTAGGCAAGCCCCTGGGAGAGGGCTGCTTTGGGCAGGTGGTGTTGGCGGAGGCCATCGGGCTGGACAAGGACAAACCCAACCGTGTGACCAAAGTGGCCGTGAAGATGCTAAAGT CGGATGCAACAGAGAAAGACCTGTCGGACCTGATCTCCGAGATGGAGATGATGAAGATGATTGGAAAACACAAGAACATCATCAACCTGCTGGGGGCCTGTACACAGGATG GTCCCTTGTATGTCATCGTGGAGTACGCCTCCAAGGGCAATCTCCGAGAGTACCTGCAGGCCCGGAGGCCGCCAGGGCTGGAGTACTGCTACAACCCCAGCCACCACCCCGAGGAGCAGCTCTCCTCCAAGGACCTGGTGTCCTGCGCCTACCAGGTGGCCCGAGGCATGGAGTATCTTGCCTCCAAGAAG TGCATCCACCGGGACCTGGCCGCCAGGAACGTCCTAGTGACGGAGGACAACGTGATGAAGATCGCGGACTTCGGTCTTGCTCGAGACATCCACCACATCGACTACTATAAAAAGACAACCAAC GGCCGACTGCCCGTCAAATGGATGGCACCGGAGGCCTTGTTTGACCGGATCTACACCCACCAGAGCGACGT GTGGTCTTTTGGGGTGCTCCTCTGGGAAATCTTCACTCTGGGCGGCTCCCCATACCCTGGGGTCCCCGTGGAGGAGCTTTTCAAGCTGCTGAAGGAGGGTCATCGTATGGACAAGCCCAGTAACTGCACCAACGAGCT CTACATGATGATGAGAGATTGCTGGCACGCGGTCCCCTCTCAGAGACCCACCTTCAAGCAGCTGGTGGAAGACCTGGACCGCATCGTGGCCTTGACCTCCAACCAG GAGTACCTGGACCTGTCAATGCCCCTGGACCAATACTCCCCCAGCTTCCCCGACACCCGCAGCTCCACCTGCTCCTCCGGGGAGGATTCCGTCTTTTCTCACGAGCCCTTGCCCGAGGAACCCTGCCTGCCCCGACACCCGGCCCAGCTGGCCAACGGCGGACTCAAACGGCGCTGA